One Leopardus geoffroyi isolate Oge1 chromosome C1, O.geoffroyi_Oge1_pat1.0, whole genome shotgun sequence DNA segment encodes these proteins:
- the ZNF697 gene encoding zinc finger protein 697 isoform X1 — MEQEDKQGVCEAQDSEDEGMGSDFENSEDRQRDPEETGMGSNPQDALKRQDHPEPKMGSNPQDAALGRDPEERELVSDICPEGLLSEEEGAALREEEDYPSGVAEMAMFPGLSESDSISRSPREEEEEEEEESAGENPLDEEEQPPPPMLPWRRHLSLGSRHRSDKPAHRRFRRLHHPMAMDLGELDSLMASIMDAPTICPDCGESFSPGAAFLQHQRIHRLAEAAAAASLEPFGFAGECGAVVGMVGVGVAGGFGAGPALARPPREKPFRCGECGKGFSRNTYLTNHLRLHTGERPNLCADCGKSFSWRADLLKHRRLHTGEKPYPCPECGEAFSLSSHLLSHRRAHAAASGAGAAALRPFACGECGKGFVRRSHLANHQRIHTGEKPHGCGECGKRFSWRSDLVKHQRVHTGEKPYMCSECGETFSVSSHLFTHKRTHSGERPYVCRECGKGFGRNSHLVNHLRVHTGEKPFRCGQCEKRFSDFSTLTQHQRTHTGEKPYTCIECGKSFIQSSHLIRHRRIHTGNKPHKCAGCGKGFRYKTHLAQHQKLHLC; from the exons ATGGAACAAGAAGATAAACAGGGTGTGTGTGAAGCCCAGGACTCAGAAGACGAGGGGATGGGCTCTGATTTTGAGAACTCTGAAGACAGGCAACGGGACCCAGAAGAAACGGGAATGGGCTCTAATCCACAGGATGCACTCAAGAGACAAGACCACCCCGAGCCAAAGATGGGCTCCAACCCACAGGACGCAGCTCTAGGAAGGGACCCAGAGGAGAGGGAACTGGTGTCTGACATCTGCCCAG AGGGGCTGCTGAGTGAGGAAGAAGGGGCTGCTCTCCGCGAGGAAGAAGATTACCCATCTGGTGTAGCTGAGATGGCGATGTTCCCGGGACTGTCTGAGTCGGACAGCATTTCCCGCAGCCCccgggaagaggaggaggaggaggaggaggagagcgcTGGGGAGAACCCGCTAGACGAAGAGGAGCAGCCGCCCCCTCCCATGCTTCCCTGGCGGCGGCACCTCTCCCTGGGGAGTCGGCACCGGAGCGACAAGCCTGCCCACCGCCGCTTCCGCCGGCTCCACCATCCCATGGCCATGGACCTCGGGGAGCTCGACAGCCTGATGGCCAGCATCATGGACGCGCCCACCATCTGCCCCGACTGCGGGGAGAGCTTCAGCCCCGGCGCCGCCTTCCTGCAGCACCAGCGCATCCACCGCCTGGCggaggccgccgccgccgccagcctGGAGCCCTTCGGCTTCGCGGGCGAGTGCGGCGCGGTAGTGGGGATGGTGGGCGTGGGCGTGGCGGGGGGCTTTGGGGCGGGGCCCGCGCTGGCCCGGCCCCCGCGCGAGAAGCCCTTCCGCTGCGGGGAGTGCGGCAAGGGCTTCAGCCGCAACACCTACCTGACCAATCACCTGCGCCTGCACACGGGCGAGCGGCCCAACCTGTGCGCCGACTGCGGCAAGAGCTTCAGCTGGCGCGCCGACCTGCTCAAGCACCGGCGCCTgcacacgggcgagaagccctACCCCTGCCCCGAGTGCGGCGAGGCCTTCAGCCTCAGCTCGCACCTGCTGAGCCACCGGCGCGCGCACGCGGCGGCCAGCGGCGCGGGGGCGGCGGCGCTGCGGCCCTTCGCCTGCGGCGAGTGCGGCAAGGGCTTCGTGCGCCGTTCGCACCTGGCCAACCACCAGCGCATCCACACAGGCGAGAAGCCGCACGGCTGCGGCGAGTGCGGCAAGCGCTTCAGCTGGCGCTCAGACCTGGTGAAGCACCAGCGCGTgcacacgggcgagaagccctACATGTGCTCCGAATGCGGCGAGACCTTCAGCGTCAGCTCGCACCTCTTCACGCACAAGCGCACGCACTCGGGCGAGCGGCCCTACGTGTGCCGCGAGTGCGGCAAGGGCTTCGGGCGCAACTCGCACCTGGTGAACCACCTGCGCGTgcacacgggcgagaagccctTCCGCTGCGGCCAGTGCGAGAAGCGGTTCAGCGACTTCTCGACGCTCACACAGCACCAGCGCACGCACACTGGCGAGAAGCCCTACACGTGCATCGAGTGCGGCAAGAGCTTCATCCAGAGCTCGCACCTGATCCGCCACCGCCGCATCCACACCGGCAACAAGCCGCACAAGTGTGCGGGCTGCGGCAAGGGCTTCCGCTACAAAACGCACCTCGCGCAACACCAGAAGCTGCACCTGTGTTAG
- the ZNF697 gene encoding zinc finger protein 697 isoform X2, translated as MAMFPGLSESDSISRSPREEEEEEEEESAGENPLDEEEQPPPPMLPWRRHLSLGSRHRSDKPAHRRFRRLHHPMAMDLGELDSLMASIMDAPTICPDCGESFSPGAAFLQHQRIHRLAEAAAAASLEPFGFAGECGAVVGMVGVGVAGGFGAGPALARPPREKPFRCGECGKGFSRNTYLTNHLRLHTGERPNLCADCGKSFSWRADLLKHRRLHTGEKPYPCPECGEAFSLSSHLLSHRRAHAAASGAGAAALRPFACGECGKGFVRRSHLANHQRIHTGEKPHGCGECGKRFSWRSDLVKHQRVHTGEKPYMCSECGETFSVSSHLFTHKRTHSGERPYVCRECGKGFGRNSHLVNHLRVHTGEKPFRCGQCEKRFSDFSTLTQHQRTHTGEKPYTCIECGKSFIQSSHLIRHRRIHTGNKPHKCAGCGKGFRYKTHLAQHQKLHLC; from the coding sequence ATGGCGATGTTCCCGGGACTGTCTGAGTCGGACAGCATTTCCCGCAGCCCccgggaagaggaggaggaggaggaggaggagagcgcTGGGGAGAACCCGCTAGACGAAGAGGAGCAGCCGCCCCCTCCCATGCTTCCCTGGCGGCGGCACCTCTCCCTGGGGAGTCGGCACCGGAGCGACAAGCCTGCCCACCGCCGCTTCCGCCGGCTCCACCATCCCATGGCCATGGACCTCGGGGAGCTCGACAGCCTGATGGCCAGCATCATGGACGCGCCCACCATCTGCCCCGACTGCGGGGAGAGCTTCAGCCCCGGCGCCGCCTTCCTGCAGCACCAGCGCATCCACCGCCTGGCggaggccgccgccgccgccagcctGGAGCCCTTCGGCTTCGCGGGCGAGTGCGGCGCGGTAGTGGGGATGGTGGGCGTGGGCGTGGCGGGGGGCTTTGGGGCGGGGCCCGCGCTGGCCCGGCCCCCGCGCGAGAAGCCCTTCCGCTGCGGGGAGTGCGGCAAGGGCTTCAGCCGCAACACCTACCTGACCAATCACCTGCGCCTGCACACGGGCGAGCGGCCCAACCTGTGCGCCGACTGCGGCAAGAGCTTCAGCTGGCGCGCCGACCTGCTCAAGCACCGGCGCCTgcacacgggcgagaagccctACCCCTGCCCCGAGTGCGGCGAGGCCTTCAGCCTCAGCTCGCACCTGCTGAGCCACCGGCGCGCGCACGCGGCGGCCAGCGGCGCGGGGGCGGCGGCGCTGCGGCCCTTCGCCTGCGGCGAGTGCGGCAAGGGCTTCGTGCGCCGTTCGCACCTGGCCAACCACCAGCGCATCCACACAGGCGAGAAGCCGCACGGCTGCGGCGAGTGCGGCAAGCGCTTCAGCTGGCGCTCAGACCTGGTGAAGCACCAGCGCGTgcacacgggcgagaagccctACATGTGCTCCGAATGCGGCGAGACCTTCAGCGTCAGCTCGCACCTCTTCACGCACAAGCGCACGCACTCGGGCGAGCGGCCCTACGTGTGCCGCGAGTGCGGCAAGGGCTTCGGGCGCAACTCGCACCTGGTGAACCACCTGCGCGTgcacacgggcgagaagccctTCCGCTGCGGCCAGTGCGAGAAGCGGTTCAGCGACTTCTCGACGCTCACACAGCACCAGCGCACGCACACTGGCGAGAAGCCCTACACGTGCATCGAGTGCGGCAAGAGCTTCATCCAGAGCTCGCACCTGATCCGCCACCGCCGCATCCACACCGGCAACAAGCCGCACAAGTGTGCGGGCTGCGGCAAGGGCTTCCGCTACAAAACGCACCTCGCGCAACACCAGAAGCTGCACCTGTGTTAG